TGTGATCTACCAGTACCGGTCACTTCCTCACGAGACGCTTATATCCCTCTACCGCCGGTGTGATGTGGCCCTTCTTACACCTCTGAGGGACGGGATGAACCTTGTTGCCAAGGAGTATGTCGCTTCCCGTAATGACAAAAAAGGAGTTCTGATACTAAGCGAGTTTACCGGTGCATCCAAGGAGCTCAGCGAAAGCATTATAGTAAACTCCAACAGTATTGACGAGATTGCTTCTGCCATCAGGCGGGCGCTCGACATGCCGGTTGATGAGCAGATACGCAGGAATGAAGCCATGCAGCAACGGCTCAAAAGATATGACGTCACAAGGTGGGCTACCGATTTTGTCGGGGCGCTGAATGAGATCAGGGAAATATCCGAATATACCTTCAGTAAAAAATATTTTAATACAGAGTCACTCGAAAAACTCGTTGCCGGATATAAAAAAGCTGAAAGAAAGCTGATAATTCTTAACTATGATGGAACCCTGGTTCCTCTGACAGGTGATCCGGCAGATGCAAAACCCTCACCTGAATTGCTTGGTCTTTTGAAGAGATTCAGGACCCAGGCCGGAACAGATTTGGTTATACTGAGCGGAAGAAGCAAAGAGGACCTGCAGAGATGGCTCGGTGATATGCCTGTCAACCTTACCGCTGAGCACGGGAGCTGGATAAGGGAGCTTGGTGCTGACCGGTGGACACAGTTGAAGCCGCTTTCGGGTGAATGGAAAAAGGATCTTATGCCAATTCTGGAAATCTATACGGACCGGCTTCCCGGAGCACGAATAAAGGAGAAGGAGTTTTCAGTAAGCTGGCATTACCACAATGCTGATGTTGAGCAGGCTTCGTTCATTGCAAAGGAGTTGTACGATCATCTTATCAGCATTACGGCAACTATAGATATCCAGGTTTTTCGCGGCAGCAGGGCCCTGGAGATAAGCAGCTCGGGGATAAATAAGGGAGATCTTGCCAGGCACTGGCTGAACATCAGGGATTATGATTTCATTCTTGCAATAGGGGCAGGCTGGACTGACGAGCTGCTTTTCAGGTCATTGCCTGATAATGCGTGGTCGTTTAAAGTTGGTATGGTCCAGACCGGGGCAAGTTTTATCATTAAGGACCATAGTGATGTTATGGCATTGCTTAAAAACCTGAACAGTATATGAGGCGCGTCAAGATGCCGGTGAGGTGAAATTATTTGGCTTTGTGGCACGACTATTGCATTTTAATGGTCTGTAGATATTAACTGACATAAAATTCCAGTCATGAAGGATCTTTTAGTTTATGTACATTCCCCTGCCAGGTCGCAA
The Marinilabiliales bacterium DNA segment above includes these coding regions:
- a CDS encoding bifunctional alpha,alpha-trehalose-phosphate synthase (UDP-forming)/trehalose-phosphatase; the encoded protein is MRLLIISNRLPVSLMHRDGEFFLEKSAGGLVSGLSDYLESLGRSESDISEYLWLGWPGISVKKRHRELVSDKINSGFKASPVFLSEKLMDKVYLGFCNKTIWPLFHYFPSYTVFDSEYWDQYKRVNRIFRDELLSIIQPDDIIWVHDYHLMLLPELLREKVANPIGFFLHIPFPAYEIYRLLPDESRSGILRGLMGADLIGFHTHDYSQYFLRCVLRILGHDHHMGRIDLPGRVVKVDTFPMGIDYNKFNQLITPETDMPSGDCPRMVLSVDRLDYSKGILNRLKGFGLFLEQNPEWLGKVCLNMIVVPSRTGVESYQEIKRGLDELVGYINGAYGGLNWTPVIYQYRSLPHETLISLYRRCDVALLTPLRDGMNLVAKEYVASRNDKKGVLILSEFTGASKELSESIIVNSNSIDEIASAIRRALDMPVDEQIRRNEAMQQRLKRYDVTRWATDFVGALNEIREISEYTFSKKYFNTESLEKLVAGYKKAERKLIILNYDGTLVPLTGDPADAKPSPELLGLLKRFRTQAGTDLVILSGRSKEDLQRWLGDMPVNLTAEHGSWIRELGADRWTQLKPLSGEWKKDLMPILEIYTDRLPGARIKEKEFSVSWHYHNADVEQASFIAKELYDHLISITATIDIQVFRGSRALEISSSGINKGDLARHWLNIRDYDFILAIGAGWTDELLFRSLPDNAWSFKVGMVQTGASFIIKDHSDVMALLKNLNSI